A portion of the Sulfuricurvum kujiense DSM 16994 genome contains these proteins:
- a CDS encoding DUF6447 family protein, with protein sequence MSTITIDKKEYKLADLSDEAKAQIGSIQVVDQKIADLNVQLAIMQTARNAYSQALTSLLPKKRASK encoded by the coding sequence ATGTCAACTATTACCATCGACAAAAAAGAATACAAGTTAGCGGATTTATCTGATGAAGCAAAAGCTCAAATCGGATCGATTCAGGTTGTAGATCAAAAAATTGCTGATTTGAATGTACAACTGGCGATTATGCAAACGGCGCGTAATGCGTATTCGCAGGCGCTGACTTCACTCTTGCCTAAAAAAAGAGCGTCTAAATAA